ACGAATTTTTAACACTATGAGTTTATTTAAAAAGATATTTTCTTCTAAGAAGAAAGAAACACTTGATAAAGGTCTTGAGAAATCCAAAACTTCATTTTTTGGAAAATTAGGTAAGGCTGTAGCAGGTAAATCTAAAGTAGATGATGATGTTTTAGATAATTTGGAAGAGGTTTTGGTTGCTTCTGATGTGGGTGTAAATACTACCTTAAAAATTATTAAAGGAATAGAGGCGAGAGTTGCTAAGGATAAATATGTTGGTACAGATGAGCTTAATGAAATTTTAAGAGAGGAAATAGCGCGTTTATTATCCGAAACAAACTCTGGAGAAGATGTAGAGTTTACAATTCCTAAAGACAAAAAACCTTATGTAATTATGGTGGTTGGTGTCAATGGAGTTGGTAAAACAACAACTATAGGAAAATTAGCGTATCAATTTAAGAAGCAAGGGTATAAAGTTGTCTTGGGTGCGGGTGATACTTTTAGAGCTGCCGCTATAGATCAATTACAAATATGGGCAGATAGAGTAGGTGTTCCTATAATTAAGCAGCAGATGGGAAGTGATCCAGCTTCTGTGGCTTTTGATACATTGAGTTCTGCAGTAAAAAGTGATGCTGATGTTGTTATTATTGATACAGCCGGAAGACTTCATAATAAAATAAACTTAATGAACGAGCTTTCAAAAGTGAGTAGAGTTATGCAAAAAGTTGTTCCAGATACACCAAACGATGTGCTTTTGGTTTTAGATGGATCTACTGGGCAAAACGCTTTTGAACAAGCAAAACAATTTACGAAAGCTACTAATGTAACTTCATTAGCGGTCACTAAATTAGATGGCACAGCAAAAGGCGGAGTGGTAAT
This genomic stretch from Cellulophaga algicola DSM 14237 harbors:
- the ftsY gene encoding signal recognition particle-docking protein FtsY, with protein sequence MSLFKKIFSSKKKETLDKGLEKSKTSFFGKLGKAVAGKSKVDDDVLDNLEEVLVASDVGVNTTLKIIKGIEARVAKDKYVGTDELNEILREEIARLLSETNSGEDVEFTIPKDKKPYVIMVVGVNGVGKTTTIGKLAYQFKKQGYKVVLGAGDTFRAAAIDQLQIWADRVGVPIIKQQMGSDPASVAFDTLSSAVKSDADVVIIDTAGRLHNKINLMNELSKVSRVMQKVVPDTPNDVLLVLDGSTGQNAFEQAKQFTKATNVTSLAVTKLDGTAKGGVVIGISDQFKIPVRYIGVGEGIEDLQVFNKYEFVDSFFSNK